The DNA segment GGCTCTGGTTCGAGCTCTGCTACCTCTTCGCGGTCCTGGCGAGTGCCGCGCTGCTGGTCGGCTGGCGCACCCGGACCGCCTCGGTGCTGTTCATGGTGGGCGTGCTGTCGCTCCAGAACCGCAGCGTGTTCATGGGGGACGGCGGCGACAACGTGCTGCACCTGATGTCCTTCTATCTGGTGTTCACCCGCTGCGGCCAGGTCTGGTCGCTGGACGCGCGCCGGGCCGCGCGGTCGGAGGCGGCACGCGCGCGTGGGGAGCGTGTTCCCGCCGACCGGGTGGGCCCGGTGCTGTGGGCGCTGTCCGGCGCTGTACTGGTCACGGCTACGGTGGCGGGCCGGTTCGGCGGGAGCTGGCTGGTGCCCGCGCTGCTGTGGGCGGCGTGGGCCGGGCTCGGCCTGTGGTGGGTGGCGGGCCGCTGGACGCGGTCGAGGGAGCCCCGGATGCTGCTCGACGTGCTGGCGAACGTGCTGCACAACGCCGGTCTCGTCGTGATCATGGCGGAGGCGTGCCTGATCTACGCCACGGCCGGCTGGTACAAGATCCAGGGCTCGCGCTGGCAGGACGGCACCGCCGTCTACTACCCGCTGCACCTGGACTACTTCTCGCCCTGGCCCGCCCTCGCCGACCTGATGTCCGCCAGCGGCGTCCTGATGACGATCGTGACCTACGGGACGGTCATGGTGCAGGTCGCCTTCCCCTTCACCCTGTTCAACCGGCGGGTCAAGAACGTCCTGCTGGTGCTGATGATGACCGAGCACGCGGTGATCGCCGTCGTCCTCGGACTGCCCTTCTTCTCGCTGGCGATGATCACGGCGGACGCCGTCTTCCTGCCCACCGCCTTCCTGCTGCTGCTCGGCGGCTGGGCCGCACGCGCGCGTGGACGGCTGGCACGGCGCGGCGGAACGGGCCGGGTGCCCCCGCCCCGCGCCCCGGAGGAGTCCACCGCCGGGCACGTAGGGTTCAGGGCATGACCGACCCCCTGAACCGCTGGCGCGAGCGCGCCGCGGACGCCGTGCTGCTGGACGGCTTCCACGCCCTCAAGCACGCGCTGCGCTTCGGGGCCGAGGTGCCCGTGGCGGTCACCACCGACCGGGAGGCCACGCTCGCCCTCGCCGGTGAACTCGCCGGGGACGTCAGGGACCCGCTGGACGCCCTGCTCACCGAGGTGCCCCAGGCGGTGTACGCCTCCCTGGTGCCCCGCCCGCACCCGACCGGCGTGGCCGCGCTCGCCGTACGGCCGTCCCGTGAGGCCAACCTCAAGGCGCTGGCCCACCTGCCGCGCACCGCGCCCGTGGTGGTGCTGGACGAGCCGCGCAACCTCGGCAACGCGGGCGCGGTGATCCGGCTGGCCGCCGGGTTCGGCGCGACCGGGGTCGTCACCACCGGCACGCTGGACCCCTGGCACCCCACCGTGGTGCGCGGCGGGGCGGGGCTGCACTTCGCCACCGCCGTGGAGCGCCTCGGTGTAGACGAACTGCCGGCCGGCCCGCTGTTCGCCCTCGACCCCGAGGGCGACGACATCCGGCGGACCGAGCTGCCCGACGACGCGGTGCTCGCGTTCGGCTCGGAGCGCAGCGGGCTCTCGGCGCCGCTGCGGGCCCGTGCCGACCGGCTGCTGGCGCTGCCCATGCGGCCGCAGGTCTCCAGCTACAACCTGGCCACCAGCGTGGCCATGACGCTGTACCACTGGAGCCTGCGCGCCGCCTGAGCCCCGGCTCACACCTCCTTGCGGACCTCCACCACGCGGAAGCGACTGGCCACGTACGCGCCGTCGGTGAGGGCCGCGTTCGCCGCCGGGTTGCCGCCGGAGCCGTGGAAGTCGGAGAAGGCGGCGGTCTGGTTGACGTAGACCCCGCCGGTCAGGTTCAGGGAGAGCTGGGCGGGCTCCTCCAGGCAGACCTCCTCGACGGCCCGCGCGACCTCCGGGTCGATGGTGTGGGCGCCGACGGTCATCGCGCCCTGTTCGCGGACGGTGCGCCGCAGCAGGTCCACCGCGTCGGCGACCGAGTCGACGGCCACCGCGAAGGACACCGGGCCGAAGCACTCGCCGAGGCAGGCGGCCTCGTCGTCCGGCTTGGCGGCGTCCAGCTTCACGATCACCGGGGTGCGCACCACCGCGTCCGGGAAGTCCGGGTTGGTGACCTCGCGGGAGGCGAGGGCGACCTCACCGAGGTCGGCGGCGGCCTCCAGACGGGCCTTCACATCCGGGTTGACGATGGCGCCCAGCAGGGCGTTGGCGCGGGCGTCGTCCCCGAGGAGGGCGTCGACGGCGCGGGCGAGGTCGGCGGTCACCTCGTCGAAGGACTTGTGGCCCGCGTCGGTGCTGATGCCCTCGCGCGGGATCAGCAGGTTCTGCGGGGTGGTGCACATCTGGCCGCTGTACAGGGAGAGCGAGAAGGCGAGGTTGGCCAGCATGCCCTGGTAGTCGTCGGTGGACTCCACGATCACCGTGTTGACGCCGGCCTTCTCGGTGTAGACCTGCGCCTGGCGGGCGTTGGCCTCCAGCCAGTCGCCGAAGGCGGTGGAGCCGGTGTAGTCGATGATGCGGATCTCGGGGCGGGTGGCGAGGGCCTTGGCGATGCCCTCACCCGGCCGCTCGGCGGCCAGCGCCACCAGATTGGGGTCGAACCCGGCCTCGGCCAGCACCTCGCGGGCCACCTGGACGGTGAGCGCCAGCGGCAGCACCGCGCGCGGGTGCGGCTTGACCAGGACCGCGTTGCCGGTCGCCAGGGAGGCGAACAGGCCCGGATAGCCGTTCCACGTCGGGAAGGTGTTGCAGCCGATCATCAGGGCGACGCCGCGCGGGACCGGCGTGAAGGTCTTGGTCAGCGTCAGCGGGTCGCGCTTGCCCTGCGGCTTGCTCCACTCCGCCGTCTCCGGCGTGCGCGTCTGCTCCGCGTACGCGTACGCCACCGCCTCCAGGCCGCGGTCCTGGGCGTGCGGGCCGCCAGCCTGGAACGCCATCATGAACGCCTGGCCGCTCGTGTGCATGACCGCGTGCGCGAACTCGTGCGTCCGGTCGCTGATCCGCTTGAGGATCTCCAGACAGACCGCCGCGCGTGTCTCCGGGCCCGCGTCGCGCCAGGCGGCCTGCCCGGCGCGCATCGCGGGGAGCAGTACGTCCAGGTCGGCGTGCGGGTAGCTCACGCCCAGCTCGATGCCGTACGGCGAGACCTCGCCGCCCACCCAGTCGTCCGTGCCGGGCTGGTCCAGCTCCAGACGGGTGCCGAGGAGGGCGTCGAAGGCGGCCTTGCCCGCGGCCGCGTCCAGGCTGCCGTGCTCGCCGTACGCCTTGGGGTGCTCGGGGTGCGGGGACCAGTACGCGCGGGTGCGGATCGCCTCAAGGGCCTGGTCGAGGGTGGGGCGGTGCGTGGCGATCAGCTCGTGTGCGGTCGGTCGGGCGGTCATCCGGGACCAACTCCTCGTCTGCGTGAACTCGTCGTCGAGCTCGTGACCTGGGGGTTTGAAGAGACGGCAGGGTTGCGGCGGGCGCGGCCCGCGGAGCCTTCCGCCGGACGGTGGTGGGCCGCGGGCGGTCAGGGCTAGAGTAACCGAACGATCGGTCGGGACAAGGGGGTCCGCCGCATCTGTGGACAACGTCGTGCGGGAGGATCGCGCACATGACAGCTATCGACCTCAGCAGCCCCGTGGCCGTGGTCGGCACCGGCACCATGGGCCAGGGCATCGCCCAGGTCGCGCTGAGTGCCGGCCACCCGGTTCTGCTGCATGACGCGGTGCCCGGCCGGGCGCGGGAGGCCGCCGAGGCCATCGGTGCCCGTCTCGACCGGCTCGTGGCCAAGGGCCGGCTCGGCGCGGACGAGCGGGACGCGGCGCGCGCCAGGCTCACGCCCGTCGAGCACCTGACCGGGCTGGCCGACTGCGCGCTCGTCGTGGAGGCCGTGCTGGAGCGGCTGGACGTCAAGCAGGAGCTGTTCCGGGAGCTGGAGGGCATCGTCTCCGAGGACTGCCTCCTCGCCAC comes from the Streptomyces seoulensis genome and includes:
- a CDS encoding HTTM domain-containing protein, translated to MNRLSQNVARTFAGGVERVTSAALGPYQTAVIRIGFAATWLLFLLREFPHRQELYGPAGPWSWNLARQLIDGNHAFTALMWSDSRLWFELCYLFAVLASAALLVGWRTRTASVLFMVGVLSLQNRSVFMGDGGDNVLHLMSFYLVFTRCGQVWSLDARRAARSEAARARGERVPADRVGPVLWALSGAVLVTATVAGRFGGSWLVPALLWAAWAGLGLWWVAGRWTRSREPRMLLDVLANVLHNAGLVVIMAEACLIYATAGWYKIQGSRWQDGTAVYYPLHLDYFSPWPALADLMSASGVLMTIVTYGTVMVQVAFPFTLFNRRVKNVLLVLMMTEHAVIAVVLGLPFFSLAMITADAVFLPTAFLLLLGGWAARARGRLARRGGTGRVPPPRAPEESTAGHVGFRA
- a CDS encoding TrmH family RNA methyltransferase — protein: MTDPLNRWRERAADAVLLDGFHALKHALRFGAEVPVAVTTDREATLALAGELAGDVRDPLDALLTEVPQAVYASLVPRPHPTGVAALAVRPSREANLKALAHLPRTAPVVVLDEPRNLGNAGAVIRLAAGFGATGVVTTGTLDPWHPTVVRGGAGLHFATAVERLGVDELPAGPLFALDPEGDDIRRTELPDDAVLAFGSERSGLSAPLRARADRLLALPMRPQVSSYNLATSVAMTLYHWSLRAA
- the paaN gene encoding phenylacetic acid degradation protein PaaN, translating into MTARPTAHELIATHRPTLDQALEAIRTRAYWSPHPEHPKAYGEHGSLDAAAGKAAFDALLGTRLELDQPGTDDWVGGEVSPYGIELGVSYPHADLDVLLPAMRAGQAAWRDAGPETRAAVCLEILKRISDRTHEFAHAVMHTSGQAFMMAFQAGGPHAQDRGLEAVAYAYAEQTRTPETAEWSKPQGKRDPLTLTKTFTPVPRGVALMIGCNTFPTWNGYPGLFASLATGNAVLVKPHPRAVLPLALTVQVAREVLAEAGFDPNLVALAAERPGEGIAKALATRPEIRIIDYTGSTAFGDWLEANARQAQVYTEKAGVNTVIVESTDDYQGMLANLAFSLSLYSGQMCTTPQNLLIPREGISTDAGHKSFDEVTADLARAVDALLGDDARANALLGAIVNPDVKARLEAAADLGEVALASREVTNPDFPDAVVRTPVIVKLDAAKPDDEAACLGECFGPVSFAVAVDSVADAVDLLRRTVREQGAMTVGAHTIDPEVARAVEEVCLEEPAQLSLNLTGGVYVNQTAAFSDFHGSGGNPAANAALTDGAYVASRFRVVEVRKEV